In the Mesoplodon densirostris isolate mMesDen1 chromosome 6, mMesDen1 primary haplotype, whole genome shotgun sequence genome, ATACCAACTACCACACAGATGTTTTAGGAACGAATAACTCTTCCTTTAGAGTTGGCTACAGCAGGTTCTCTGGATCTTTGGCCTACAAAGGGATACATCCAACCTCTTTGAAAGAGGCAGGAAGAGCATCAGATTTAGAATCAGAGACTTGGGTTAGGAGCCTAGTTCTGCCATTTGCTTTAAGTGTTTCCTGCTCTCTGACTTCAGGTTTCAACTGCAAAATGAGGAAAACATTGACTTGTAAGGATAAAATAAGGTTAAGAACCTagggcagtgcctggcagagaCAGCTGGTGTCTTGTCCCTGTCTTCTCCTATTTCCTATAGTCAGCTGTGACACTGTGACAAAGGAAGGCCACCAAGAAACAGTTTTCAATGCACAGTCAGCACAGAAAATGAACCAATGAAGGCCAGAAAGAAAAACCTCCTTGGGAATTAGTCCCACCTAAAAAAAGTTGAAGGAAAACAAGTTGGATTTTGCCAACTCCATAAATTAGGAAGTAATTGTGGACCATAAAGAAAGCTTTAGCTATTCAAATCCTTGAAACATCAATTCAGGAAATATCTGCCAAACCCAGTGCAAGAGACCAAATGGATTCAAACATATCCCTCACCTCGAGCAGCTCACAATCTAGAAACAGGAGACTGACTGTGACGCACAAGGATAACAGGACATCAAGGCAGGGGAGATTCCTTCCAACCAGGGATGCCAGGCCTTGCCAAGGAGACTTCTTAAGCACTCATGCAGAAGGGTGATCAGGCAGAGGGCGTGGCCTGAACACAGGAGTAACTTCACAGCATACTGGAGCACCTACATGCCAGAGTAGGTGAGGATGGAAAACTGAGTTGAGGCAAGGCTCCGAAGGGCCTTGAAATCCAGACCAAGTAATTGACTTTATCGTGAAAGCAATACGGACAGTCCATTTGGGGTCCCCAGTACATTTTCGGTAGGGTTTACTTTACACAAGATTTTCACATGCACCAGAAACATCTGTCGTAAAAAAAAGGACATCAccattatcattttctttcttctcctgagGCAGCCCACCAAACTCCCCACTATCACAGACAGGATCCTCTGGACCTCTGGAAGGGGCTCAGCCTGAAGGCGCTACGAGGTCTTCATGGAAGGGTCCTTGCAGATCCTCCCTCATTTTATATCTGGAGGAACTaaggtccaagaagcacagaaggTGTCAGAACCAGAGCCTGGTAACACCCTTCCCACACACCCTTCCCTCTTGAGAAGGAAGACCTAGGATACCGCAGATGTCTGTGGACTCCCACCCAAACTGCCCATAGTGTCCCCAGAGTGGAGTCACCTTGTGACAGAGCCATGGAAGCAGCCTAGATCAGGTCTCTCTTCTCACCCCACAGCGATCTTCCCTGTGGAGAAGACACCTGTGGAGCAGGTTTAGGAGAGCACCAGACAGAGTGAGCAGCCTTGGCTATCCCGTCTGTAACTCAACATGCCACCCACTTTCTGGACCTCACTGCAGTTCAGTTTCCTTTCCTATAAAATGGAGACTGGCTTAGGCCACTGGTTTACAAACTTTTAACAACAGAAACTTAGctcaatacataaaaataataaaagcacagTTGCACTGGTTGAAGTATGAGTAGCCCCCAGGGTGCCTTCTGTGAACCCCTGAGGTTCTGTGGAGCAAGTCTGAAAAGCACTTGTCTAGCAGTCCCCCTGGGTTCTTCCGACTTCAGGATGCTGTTTCAATGCTCTAGTGCAGAGGTTAGTATGGTGGGCTCAGAACCCATGTCTCCACTGAGCAAGGCACCAGAACCTTCTGACGCCTGCCCCTTCAGGCTAGGAAAGAGTCAAGACCTACTCCCAACCCGTGAGGCTGTGTCTAAGCCCTAATACTCCCCTAGTCCTACGTGCACTCAGGAAGCCCACTCCTAGTCCCACTTCCTCAGGACTCAGGAATAACAAACACCATCTTTAGCCAGAAGAAATAAAGTCCTGCTTGTCCCTGAAATTCTACCATTAGCAATTCATGCTTTCGGATTAAGCACTTCCATTTCCCCTAGAAGGTGGTATTCACCCCACACACTTCTGGGTGACAGGTCAAGAGGTCCATTCCTCATGAGAGGCAGGAGAGTAATAACATACTAGGCGCTCAATATAGGCTCAGTGAACGTAGATGACAAACCTCACCCTCCCTGCCGCCTCCCCTTGGTCCCCATACACAATCACCctcgccctcccacccccagccacctTTACGCATGATGCCCTCAGAGACAAGATCCACTGGGTTCCTGCTTGGCCTGACTGGCCCAGTGTCCTCTTCCAGCCTCAGAAGCCTTGGACCTTCACCCTCCACAGGTTACTTAACTCCTCtgtgctgacaaaagcatggaatCCAGAGATGCAAGGGGGCAGAGGAAGCCTTCCCTCCCCCAGAGAACAGCTGAGGAAGGTCAGAGTCAGCCGGCAGGAGGCACTCATTCCTCCTCCATGCCCTCCTCCAGCCACTTTAAATAGTGCACATCTCCTTGGTCCATGGGAAGACTGAAGACCTCTGGGATTTCAAAAGGATGCACCAACCTTTGGAAAGAAAGCAGAGctctgtgagtgaccaggattaGTCAGCCTATGCAGTAAAACCCAACTGGGCAGCTCACTTGAGGCCCTCTGCAATATGCCTGCAGTCCACTGCTCCAGCCCCACAGCCCACCACTCCTACGCCTGTTACCCATCTGTCACCAAGTGATGAGTCAGGCCGGATGGCTTTAGAGTCTCACAGACATGGGCTCAAATTCTAagcctgccacttactagctacgTAAGCATGGACAAATCACTTAATTTCCCTAAAGGCCCTGCAAAAGAGGGGATAAAAATAGTACCTGTGTGACTGGAttgctgaggattaaatgagacaaggtATATAAGGCACATACGGGGTACACTGGCGCTGtatgcattcagtaaatgttagctactgtttttattactatcCTCCACTCATCACTGTGCCTTCCCCAAACAACTCCCCCTTCCCCTGTACCTCTGTATTCTCTTCTCCACCTAGAAAGTTCTCCCTGTTCCTGCTGATAAATCAAAAGCCTCTCTGTTCCTCAAGGCTCAACTCAACCACTGACCTTTCCCCAGGGATCTTCCTTGACTATCCAAACCCACAGCAATCTCTCCCTTTTCCCCATTTCTTTCACCTAGTCCTGGCACAAAATGCCAATTCTCTTCACTTTCCAAACTGAATAAACATAAGGCCTTGGGCCTTGGTCCCATCTGTCACACAGGAGTAATAattctctgcttcttttttgctGAGTTAGGCACTGTAAAGTTCTCATGAGATAGGATGCTTACTAAATCACAACACGTGTATGTATAGGTGCTTAAACATCAGCAGTAAGCTGGGTAATTTTATCTAATGCCtgagaaaaatgaattttcttatttcatgGATACCTAGACCAGTGTATGTGTTCTTATAAGCAGACATACAGAATTCAGTGTATGTATGTCAGAATAGCATTCAGTATAAGACATTTTAATAACACTTTAGTATAAAGAGCTGTCACTGATACAGCAATTCATGTGTATACTTGACATAAATTCTTTCCAATATGCATAACAACCCAAAGTACTAGTAtagtccccattttatagatggggcaactgaggcacagaaagtaaTTTGCATGCACTTATGCTACAACCAGCAAGCGGAGGAGCCAGGATTTGATGCTGGAGGTCAAGCTCTGGGGTTCACTGTCTTAACCCTGAAGCTGTCTTTCACCAGTCAGGCTGTAATTTCTCAACAGCACTGGTTCTACCAAAGATGCCCTATTTCCACACCTGCGCTAAGGCAGTAACATGAGGGCCTTCTCTACCAATAGATCTGAGACCCAGTCTAGCCATATAACCATAGAATCCTGCCTGGTTCCCTAAGATGTGAAAGGAAAGGGTTTTATCATCCAGACAGGTGACTTGCATCCTGGCTGCAGGGAGAGTCAACCTGGGTGCTTTGGAGAACACCATATTTGATCCCCATTCCAGATGAATTAGGTCAGAATCTGAGGTGGAGCCCAACTTGGTAATTTGAAAAAGTCTCCATGTGATTATAATATGTAGCCAACATCAAAAATCACTGGTTTAGACCAGAGAATCTCAAGCTTTTACTGTGcataggaatcacctggggatcttgttaaactgtagtttgattcagtaggtttggggtgAGTGTGAGATTCTGCATTTATGGCAAGCTTCCAGGTGATGCCAATTATTACAAAACTACACTCTGAATGATAAATAAGGATttacaccagtggttctcaagtggAGTCCACTGACCCCTGGGGAACTCCAAGCCTCTTTCAGGAGGTCCATGAggccaaaactattttcataataatactgttatttatcttttcacttatgttgacatttgcactgatggtaCAAAAGCAATGATGGGTAAAACTGGTGGCACCTTAGCATGCATCAAGACAACGGCACCAAACTGTACTAGCTATCACTGTATTCTTCACCACCACAatacttgcattttaaaaaagtcaaattcaCTTAAGAACATTCTTGATAATGTGgtaaaaattactatttttattaaagtttgACCCTTGAGTGTGCCTTTTTAATACTGTGTGTGACAGAACGGGAAGCATACATAAAGCACTTCTGCTATATACCTAAGTTCAATGGTGTCTTAAACTTGTCTGACTGAGACACAAGCTAAACTAGACTTTTCCCAAAGAATACCATTTTTACTTTCAAGCCTGAGTAACCATCATTTGTCAGTTTTACAAATTAAGGTTACTCAGGTTTGAGTATTAGGTAGACATTTTCTCAAATATGAACAAAGTGGGCCCGTCACTCAAACGAAGACAATTTATATCATTTAATGCCAATCAAAAAATTCATGttttgggggttggggagggaaggactgggagtctgggattagcagatgcaaactattatatataggatgggtaaacaagaaggtcctaccgtatagcacagggaactatattccctatcctttgataaaccataatggagaagaatatgaaaaagaatatatatatatatatatatatataaatgagtcactttgctatacagcagaaattaaacacaatattgtaaattaaaaaaaattcatgtttttaaGCAAAAATCAGAAGTTTGGAAAACCTGAATTTATCATCGTGAGCTTAAAAGTGTCCCAACACTTAAAGATGCTTTTGACAAGATCCAGCTCTCTTATGAAGCCAgattttgcaaaaatgtaaaatgatgccattcttctcacttttttgttttttggaaaataTGGTTACTTTCCATAAAAATACATTACTAGCATACCCTGTTTTATTGCACTACACTTTAttacagatactgtgttttttttagaaattgaaggtttgtggcaaccctgcatcaagcaagtctactgATGCTACATTTGCtcattttgtgtctctgtgaCACATTCTGCTAATTCTTgcaaaatttcaaactttttcatgatTATTATATGTGTTATGgtgatgtcttcagtgatctttgatgttactataattgttttttgttttgtatttttaaattaaggtatgtacattgttttcttagacATAACGCTATTAACACACGTAATACACTGCAGTATAggttaaacataacttttatatgcactgggaaaccaaaaaaaaaataagattcactttattgcagtggtctggaaccaaagctgtctgaggtatgcctgtatttatgTTACTATGTAATTGTTCTATTACTGTTAATTTAAATGaactaaaaatacatattttaaaaacttctcagctttaatttctaatacagtaaaCTTTGacataacccacataaacaaaggTCTTTGGgtccttaataatttttaaaagtgtaaaggGATCCTGAGACCAAAATTTTGAGAACCGCTGGTTTAAAACTCactcactttacagatggagaGTCTGAGGGACAGGGCCATACCCAGGGTCACATGGGAGGCTGGTGACTAAGCTCTAGGTCTCCTACTTCTCAAGCTCATTTCACTTAGTTCCCAGCATGTCCCGGATGGGAAGAGATTGCACTATTACCTGATGTAGCTGGACAGCATATGGACCTTGGAAGTCTTTGTCTTTattaactgtaaaagaaaaaaaaaaaaaaatcactgcttcAGGAGCTCAGCCCCAGCTCTGCAGCTGCTCATTCATCTGGCTGTTTAGGAGACAGCATTCCTCCGGGTCCCCAGGCCCTGTTAGTAGCTTACTAATGAACCTAGGGCATCTTATGTGGGGCAAGAACCTCAGttaattgatctttgctaatTTTTAATTGGAACCGTGCTCGCACTCTTTCCCTATCAAGGCCGCATCCCCCTATCCTCACTCACCAGCAGGATTTCAGTGGCTTCTTCTATTTCTCCATTCCAATAGTATCTGGAgaagagaacaacaacaacaaaaattatcaTGCTTACAAGATGAGTTCAGTGAAATAAACCTGGCCCAATTAGGTGACTTACTAAGGTGGAAACTTTAAAATCTTTCCAAGCCCATATAAAAAAGCCTAGAGTTGGCCAAGGCACTACAGGTCATCTAGTCTAAACATTCTAATGCACGCTTCTAGCACCTGCTTTAACTTTCCTGGAGGTGAGAGGCTCACCATCTCCTGAAAGGTTTTCACGTGAGATGGTTTTTCTTATGGTGTGCCAACATTTGCCACCCAATTGTTTTCCCCAACTTCCACATGAAGAACCACCTCAGGACAGCCCTACAGAAACTCCTATATGTTCTCTCCTCTAAACTGGGCATCTCCAGCTTTTTCAATGCTCATCCCATACTCTTGGCTTCCAGGCACCTCCCCATCCTTTGGACTGGTGCTATCTGTATCACTGACTCTCAAAGCTGAGTGCCCACCAATGGGTAAATGAAAAAGCACAGGAAGATTCAGGGAAGTAAGCCTTATAAAATATGGAAACAGGtccaaaagttaaaaacaaagtcAGTGACAATGTTTAGAAAAGAGTACGAGAACAGCATCatgggaagggaaagaaattCGGCCTGAGCATGCCTATGCTGACCCAGGGCAAATCTAAGATGACTTAGGACACTGGCCTCATCTCACAGAGCTGTGGTAAAAGGATGAATTACAAGGAAGGATGAACACATGAGGGGAACAGTAGGCTAAAATTCTGTTCTAGCTCCAAAGCAGTAGCTCCCAGACTGGCTTTATGTGAATCACTTCCATAACCTCCTAAAAATTCAGATTCAAGCCCCATCCTCAGGGAGACTGATTGAGTAGATCCAGGAGGGAGCTCAGGAATCTAAAGCATAGCCAAATTTGGGAACCATAGCTATAGGTGATGTGAGCCACTTAGGGAACGACACTGCTGGGCAGGGGAAAGCTTTCATTATATAGCACGTCTCTGTTCTGACCTTTAGAGTAGacgtcatttctctctctctctctctctctctctctctctctctctctctctctccccctccctccctccctccctccctccctccctctctctccctcatcaggggaggaaggagatgaGAAACAGGCTgatcagagaaattaaggcacAAGACAAATCCTGCAGTACTGGGATACTGACATATTTTGATGAGGTAAATGGTGCAGACCAGGCTTAAGTAAAGGAGCTGATGAAATGAAAGGCAGACAATACACAGAAACAGCCTGTCGCATAGGCTAAACTCTCAAAGTTTTCCAGAGAATCCAAAAGTAATGGAAATTATAATCTTTGATATCCCTAGTTGGCTTACTCAGGGATGGAATGCCCAGTTTGACTTCTTTGCTAAAAGCAAGCTAATTGATTTAAACAAAGAATGTGCAGACAAGATTCACTGTTCCTAAACCgtagatttttttctcccctctctaAACACAgcctgtttttgcttttgttgaatGACATAAACCCACTGGTTGATTTCCTCTAAATAGAGATTGACAGTGAACTATTGATTAATTAAACACCTTTGAGTTGTTCTTTGACAATTCCCCATTagttcagtgctctttccacCAGGCAGGACCTGACCTAGCACTCCCACACCCTTCCACTGGCCACAGCCAAACTCACAGTGAGTATGCCTTAGGCAGGATGTTCACAGAGGCAGTCAGCTTCTTATCCAGTATAGCCCTAAAGCAAAGAGAGAGTGACAGTTACTGGGGCAAGTGTCCAGCAGTTCCTGGGAACTACTCCGGAAACCTAATTCTAAATAGATAACCATTTAGAGTGCCCCTCCCAACTCAAACCAACATGTTTCAGAGCTACTGTGCACAGAACCTCTGAAGACAGAGTTGTTTCTAAGTCCTTCCCTGGGTGGGGAGAGAAGTAGGGAAGCAGCTATGGGAAGGCAGTTTTAAAGGACAGGCCTAGTCTGCTTGGGGAATGGGAATTTATTAGCAATGGACGGAGAACAAAAAGACCTGGATTCCAATCCAGCCCTGCAGTAggatggctgtgtgaccttatgcAAGCTCTTTCTTTCATTCCAGAAATAAGTATTTGAGCACCTATCCAAGACAGGCACGACCCCGTCACTCAACCTGACTGCTGCTGTACAATCAGAGGACTGGTTCAGTCGGTGGTTTCCAACTCTTTTCACCACCCAAAAACTCCTTTTATTATGTCaccttcttcttttctctctcggATATGTACTAGGCTGACAGGGTTTCTGGTCTGTAGATATCATGTGACCACATGGAACTGATATAACtccaaggaaaagcaaaaaaaggCATCCTATCCTATGTTTGTCTTTGGCAAACACAGgctcttttcactttttatttttgtgaaggtTCCTACCACAACCCTAAGAGCACAATCATCATCACCTTTGCAGACCTCTAAAAACTTTCTTTGACAGACCACAGGTTGGAATTCCTGCTCTGATAGCCTGACTCCTGTGCAGAGCCCTGGTGAACACAATAAAAAGTGCCTGAACTAGTACAAGTGTCATAGAAACAAAAGCACCACCAAGTCATCGATGCAAAGAAGTGTCCCCAAGTATCAAACCTCAAGCCCTCGGAATCAGGCAGGCCCTGACAACCCCCTCTCAGG is a window encoding:
- the LOC132492603 gene encoding protein CutA homolog isoform X1, whose product is MTILKINKHLLSIISVGSCAKLWDIISGSKILTASFLTYSMLRTLSQQLLSVVTGSYVSGTYSIVFVNCPNEQIARDIARAILDKKLTASVNILPKAYSLYYWNGEIEEATEILLLIKTKTSKVHMLSSYIRLVHPFEIPEVFSLPMDQGDVHYLKWLEEGMEEE
- the LOC132492603 gene encoding protein CutA homolog isoform X2, whose protein sequence is MDRLGSRCPLPGCARPSVLLCLLILTASFLTYSMLRTLSQQLLSVVTGSYVSGTYSIVFVNCPNEQIARDIARAILDKKLTASVNILPKAYSLYYWNGEIEEATEILLLIKTKTSKVHMLSSYIRLVHPFEIPEVFSLPMDQGDVHYLKWLEEGMEEE